The genome window CCAGGAGAGGTACGCATGCATAAGAAATTGTTCATCCCGGGCCCGACCGAGGTAGCCCCGGATGTACTCCAGAAGATGGCCACCCCCATGATGGGGCACCGCTCCAAGGACGCCTCCACGCTCCAGCGTGAGATCAGCGACAAGATGAAGCAGGTGTTCCATACCGTGAACCCGATCCTCCTCTCCACGTCATCGGGATCCGGCCTCATGGAAGGATCCATCCGCTCCATGACCGCCAAACGCGCGATGTGCTTCTCCGTCGGCGCCTTCGGCAAACGCTGGTACAAGATGGCCCTCGCCAACGGCGTCGAGGCCGACCTCGTTGAGTCGGAGTTCGGCAAGCCGACCACCGCAGAGATGGTGGACAAGGCACTGGCCACGGGCAAGTACGACGTCCTGACCGTCACGCATAACGAGACCTCCACGGGCGTCATGAATCCCGTTGCCGAGATCGCACAGGTCGTGAAGAAGTATCCCGATGTGATCTGGCTCGTGGATACCGTCAGTTCCATGGCAGGCGTCAAGATCCCCGTGGACGAACTGGGCATCGACGTGTGCATCACGTCCACCCAGAAAGCCCTGGCACTTCCTCCGGGCATGGCGATCTGCTCCATCTCCCCGAAGGCACTCGAACACGGCAAGCAGGTGAAGTACCGCGGATGGTACCTGGACCTCCTCGAACTCTATAAGTATGTGGAGACCAAGGATCACCAGTATTCCGCGACGCCGTCGCTCTCCCACATGTTCGCGCTGCACTATCAAC of Ignavibacteriota bacterium contains these proteins:
- a CDS encoding alanine--glyoxylate aminotransferase family protein, producing MHKKLFIPGPTEVAPDVLQKMATPMMGHRSKDASTLQREISDKMKQVFHTVNPILLSTSSGSGLMEGSIRSMTAKRAMCFSVGAFGKRWYKMALANGVEADLVESEFGKPTTAEMVDKALATGKYDVLTVTHNETSTGVMNPVAEIAQVVKKYPDVIWLVDTVSSMAGVKIPVDELGIDVCITSTQKALALPPGMAICSISPKALEHGKQVKYRGWYLDLLELYKYVETKDHQYSATPSLSHMFALHYQLDRILAEGLEKRYARHKEMAEFTRAWAKEHFALFPEEKYASQTLTTITNTRNISVKALNDALGKMGMQISNGYGDLKEKTFRIAHMGELTMADMKEVTSAIEKVLPTL